In the Haladaptatus sp. QDMS2 genome, TCACACCACCAACTGGTCTCACACCCAACAACGGGACGCGTGCGTTCATCTCCGACGACCGTGACCCAGACGCCGGGACCCTTCCGCCGTTCGTACTCTCCACCCTCGACGCTGTCGTCCGCGCGGAGAACGTCTCTGTGGCGAACATCAGTCGAATACGCGATTTCTCGTACGCGACGACCCAACCACCGTATCGCGTCGGGCCGAACCAGCAGACACTCAGCGAGTATCGTCTCGCTCAGTTGAACTCGATTCAGCGCAACGACTCGACGAGTCTCTGGCTCCCCGACTCAAAGCGCTCGAACGGCACGGTCGTCAAAGACGCCCATATCACGATCCTCGGGACAAACGAGGGCGTGCGGACTGGCATCGGTGCCGAAGAGGGTAACCACGCTGCAAACGACAGTGATCGACTGCTCATTCCCCGGAACGGGACGGTGCTGACGCAGCTCGATTACTCGACGCTTCTCCCAAATCGGACGTGTACGGTTGCTGGCGACACCAAGACCTGTCTCTCGTACGATCTCCTCGAGCAACAGGTCGACCGAAGCGTCCGGATCGGCACTCAGACGTGGGAGAGTGATTCAGCGTCGGCCCGGCAACTTGAGTACGAGGGAGCGAAGGCAACCGAGCCCACGACGTTGCAGGTTCGTGCGACGATTACCTCGACCGTCGCCGTTACGACGAAGACCTACGTCCGCGATGCCGTTGGCTGGCAGCTGTCGAATACAACGGCCGATGAGACGCTCAGCCTCTCGCATACGGTCCAGGACAGCACTCCTGCGGTCGTCACGTCGAACCAGAATCTTAGCGTCACGCAGACGGTCGTCCGCTCCGAAGAGGGGATCGACCGAATCATCCTCCAGTTCGAGGGCCCACAGACGCTCTCCGACCGCCGACTCTGGAGCTATGCTCGGTCCAAGGGGTCGACTGGACGCGTGCAGAACGTCTGGAGTGTCTATTCGCAGCGCCGGTACACGAATGCGACACGCGGTCGACGGCTTCTCACGACGTCGAACACCACCCTCTCGCTCTCACCGGGTAACACGACGCGACTCAACCAGACGCTCGCTCAGCAGCTTGCGGCCACAAACGAACGGCAGCGCACCGTCCCGTTCCCGAACGTCCTCGAACAGCGCCTCACCGCTCGCAGTCGGCAGCCGACGCTCCGCTGGACACAGAACACGAGCGTCACCGCTGCTCCCGAGATCACGAGACTAAGCGGCTTCAATATGACCGGCGATGCGACCCCGCTCGACCGACGTGTGAATCTCACCTCAGTGCCGCCTCGCGGCTACACGACGATCGTCATCACGAACGTCGACCAGCCGATTACGGAGGTCCGCGACATCCACAACGGTTCGATTCCGGTGACCACACAGACCGTTCGCGAGCAGAACGCGAGTCTCACCGCGACGACACTCAATGAGACGCACGCCCGGGTCCAACTCACAGACGCGCGTACTGGCCAGCCGCTGTCGAATCGAGCGGTCTGGCTCAGCGGAGCCGCCCAGGGACGAGTAACAACGAACGCCAACGGCACGGTCGTCGTCGAGCGGCGTGACCTCTACGTCACCGCCTCGTTCACGGGCGCAACCAACGTCTCCGAGAACGTCTACTACGGACCCGCACAGACACGAGTCGCGTTCCAGCTGGAACCATTCAACATCTACCAGCTCCTGACCAGTCTCGCGGGTGCACTCGTCTCGGTGGCGGCGTTCCTCGTTTTCTTTGTACCGTTTGCGTACATGCGGAGGGGAACTGGCTAGCACCCGTGGCGTACTTACTTGGATTTCCACGCTGAAGCTCACGCAACAAACACACCACCGAACTCAGACCAAATGATGGCATATAATCAAGCGCATTCCCCTGCCTTCAGGCGCGAGTCGAGCGACCACAGAACGACGCAATCCACCGACGGCACTCAGTCTGGGGTCTCCACGTTTTCGAGTCCCCGCTCCAAAATATCTACGTATGCCTCTGTGAGATTCATATCGTTTTCATCGGCGTATTCGTGGATTCGACCGTTCAACGACCACGGTATATCGACGTTAGGGCGCATGGTCCAAAAGACTTTTAGTCGATTTGGTCCAAATATCTATCGGGATGAGGCGTACCAACACATTCGTCGTTCGACCCCGCTCCAAACAGGATGCGGCGTTGCTACACGACCTGTTGGACGCCTCAGCCAGCCTCTGGAACGAACTCACCTACGAGCGCCGCCAGAACTACTTCGACGGCGAAAGCGTCTGGGACACCGCCGACTACCGCAAACAGTACGTCGGTGTTCTGGGGAGCGCCACTGCCCAGCAACTCATCCGAAAGAGCAAGAGCGCGTGGAAATCGTTCTTCTCGCTCAAAGAGAAGGGCGAGCAGTGTTCCCCGCCCGGCTACTGGGGCAACGAAGACGACGGTCGCACCTTGCAAACGTGCATCCGAAACGACCAGTACACGCTGGAAACCGGCGACCGCTCACGCCTCGAAATCCCCGTCGGAAGCGAGCTCAAAGAGAAGTACGACCTCGGGTACGCAGAGCGTCTTCGCCTCGAAGTGGCGGGCGTTCCGAAGTGGGATGGCAAACAGGGTCGGCTGGAACTGTTCTACGACGAGTCCTCGGACCAATTCAGGGCCTTTCAACCAGTCACCGTGGACGATTCTCGACTGGATTCACCACTGGCTTCGGAAGAAGCCGCTCTGGATATTGGTGCGAACAACCTCGTCGCCTGTACAACCACAACCGGCCAACAGTATCTGTACCATGGACGCGGCCTGTTCGACCAGTTCCGCGAGACGACGCGGGAGATTGCCCGGCTACAGTCCGAGCTCCGCGATGGGCGCTACTCCTCGAGCCGGATTCGACAGTTGTACCGTGGTCGGACGCGACGGCGCGACCACGCACAGAACGCGCTGGTACGCGACCTTCTCGAACGCCTGTACGAGGACGGGGTTTCGACGGTGTACGTCGGGGACTTAACCGACGTGCTGGAAACGCACTGGTCGGTTCGGGCGAACGAGAAAACGCACAACTTCTGGGCGTTCCGGGCGTTCATCGACCGACTCGTGTGTACCGCCGAAGAATACGGCATCACGGTCGAAGCACGGTCGGAAGCGTGGACGAGTCAGACGTGTCCGAATTGCGGTTCCACGACAGACACGATTCGCCACCAAGACACGCTTACGTGTCGGTGCGGGTTCGAGGGTCACGCCGACCTCGTTGCAAGCGAGTCGTTCCTGAGACGGCACACAGACGCACCAAGGCCGATGGCACGGCCCGTGCGATTCGAGTGGGACAGCCACGAGTGGCTGGAGTCACCACGCTCTCCCCGTCCCAAAGAAGTGCGCACGAACCGGAGTATCCACGGATAGGAGAAAGTCGCTCACGTCGGGGGTGGCGCTAATGCCAGACCCCGAACGTGAGGTTTCCCGCGCCTTTAGGCGCTTGGAGGATGTCAACGGATCGAGAGTCCACATCCCACTCGACGTCGTCCATGACAGCATCGGTCCCGATACCCTGGCGTCCCTCCAGCACGGCATCGCGACGCTGCCGACAGATGCCATGCTGGTGCCGCTCGCCGCTGGCTTCACCGACTGGATTGCGAACTTCTTCACCTACATCCTGACCGGAATCCTCGGCTTCATCGGCGAGCTCATCGCCAACGGGATGCGGACGTTCATCATCTTCGACAGCCCCTACTCCGACCCGACGATGCAGGCGGCCTTCCAGCACAATCTCGATATCTTCCCGCAACTACTCGTGATCATGTTCATGGCGGGGGTCGCGACGAAACCGTTCGCCGACCAGCACGAGGCAACGAACTTCATGCTCGTCTGGAAGGCGCTAAAAGTGATCATCTTCGTCGCCGTCGCCCGCCAGATAATGCACTTCGGCCTCCTGCTGACGAACGCAATTATTCGCCACATCTTCACCGCAGACTACGGTACTGCGTTCGGACCGGAGGTGCTGCAAGCCAGTCTTGACGGGGCTGCGGCGTCGAGTGCTGGCGTAATCATTGGCGGACTGATCCTGAGTATGGTGTCCGTGGCGGGCATCGTGCTAGCGCTCGGGGTCTTCGTCCTACGGGAGTTCCTGTTCAATGCGACGTTCATTCTCCTGCCTGTCCTCGGGGCGATGCTCTTCCTGGACTTCGGGCCGCTCCGCTACACGTCCGAGATCGCGAAAACCGCTCTCCGGGCGACGGCGTTCATGCTCCTCGCCGGGATCGTGATGGCCGGTCTCTTGCAGACCGGCGCTGCGGCTGCTGGTGCGTACGCGGACATGGCCGGACAGGGTGCAGCAGCGGCACAGAGTCAACAAGCTGGTGACCCTGGGTTCGGGGAAGTCCTTGAGGCGTACCTCTTCTGGTTGATTGGCCTCGTTGCGCCCGCACTCGTCGGGATCAAATCTGCGGCGATGGCCGGGCTGTCGCCGCGTCGAATCTCCGGTCGTCAAGGGGCGAAAAGCAAATCGAGTTCCCAGAGTTCGTCGACGAACCAGTCTGGTGGAAAATCGACTCGTACCGCCCTGATGGAACAGGCGAGGCATGGAACGTCAAAGGGGTTGCGAGGAATCGACAAACGAACTAAAGGAGTGGGAAGCACCGCTGTGAGGAAGGCAGGCTCTGCTGCAGGACGAACAAAAAGTACGATTGGGAACGTTGCTACGAGCGTTGTTTCCGAAGAGAAGGTTGAGAAGGGAAAGCGAATCGGAAACTCCGGAAAGCAAGGTGGGAAACGAGTAATCTCAGATGCACATGCAGGTGCGGACTATGCAACGCGAAATCTCCATCAATCCCCGGTTGATTGGGCTGAAGCAGGCCTTGAACGCTACCGAGACAACCCGGTTGTCGATACATCAGATGATACCGGACCGAAGCAACGTGAGCTGAATGACTGGTCTGACAGCTCTTCTAACAAGGGCCAGTCAAAGTAGGGTTGACCGAATACATATACAACGGGATTCCATAAATTAAGAATAACAATGGACGGACAAGAACACACTACGTCCACAAACGGGGGGAGAACCAGTAGTCAGCGGAATTTCGATGAGATATTCAAATCAATTATCACATCTCTATTTTCAACTATTGTACTTTCCGCGTGTTACCTTCTGGTTCCGTTAGGCGTGATTTGGGTAGCGGCCAAGATGCCTAACTCAATCGGGTGGATTGCAGCAATCCTTAGTGTGCCTGCTATTTGGTTCGTACCGAGTGTTATTGCAATAGTCGCGACTACAACTATAGAATTCGTAGTTGGGCAGGACGACGAAGATGTGGAAAGGGGATGGTTTTTAGGAATAATCGTGGGGTCAGCGGTGTTAACTGCGGTCTGGCTCCTTCCGCTTTTAGAGGGGTCCTGGCCATTGGTTGAAGGAGTAATTCAGCCATTACGGATTGCTGCCCTATTTGACGATCCTCTGCTTGTTGGCCTGAGTTGGCTAGTTACCGTACCAATGATGGCGTATGCTAATCTTGCCGGACTCACGGACCCTAGCCCAGAA is a window encoding:
- a CDS encoding transposase, which encodes MRRTNTFVVRPRSKQDAALLHDLLDASASLWNELTYERRQNYFDGESVWDTADYRKQYVGVLGSATAQQLIRKSKSAWKSFFSLKEKGEQCSPPGYWGNEDDGRTLQTCIRNDQYTLETGDRSRLEIPVGSELKEKYDLGYAERLRLEVAGVPKWDGKQGRLELFYDESSDQFRAFQPVTVDDSRLDSPLASEEAALDIGANNLVACTTTTGQQYLYHGRGLFDQFRETTREIARLQSELRDGRYSSSRIRQLYRGRTRRRDHAQNALVRDLLERLYEDGVSTVYVGDLTDVLETHWSVRANEKTHNFWAFRAFIDRLVCTAEEYGITVEARSEAWTSQTCPNCGSTTDTIRHQDTLTCRCGFEGHADLVASESFLRRHTDAPRPMARPVRFEWDSHEWLESPRSPRPKEVRTNRSIHG